A segment of the Georgenia sp. M64 genome:
AGAGCTCGGCGGGCATGCGGGAGCCGAGGTCCGCCAGACCCACGAGCGCGAGGAGCTCACGCACCCGTTCCCGCCGGCGCGCGCCCTCACGGCGCGGCATGCCGAACGCGACGTTGGCCGCGACCGACAGGTGCGGGAAGAGCGCGCCCTCCTGGGGGACGACGGCGACCCGGCGGCGCTCGGGCGGCAGGCCCTGACGCCCGGTGGCGACGACACGGTTGCCGATGCGGACCTGACCGGCGTCGGCGTCCTCGAACCCGGCGATGACGCGCAGGAGGGTGGTCTTGCCGCACCCGGAGGGGCCCAGGACCGCGGCGAGCGCCCCGGAGGGGACGTCGAGGTCGAGCCCGCGCAGGACCTCGGTGCTCCCGAAGGACTTGCGCAGCCCCGTGATCTGGAGTCGCTTCACGTCTCCCCTCCCGTCTCCTCCACCACCCGCGTGGCGGCGTCGTCCGACACCAGTGAAGCCTGTACGCGCGACAGAACAAAGGTGGGCACCGCCGCGAGCAGGACCAGCGCGACGGCGTAGGGGGCCGCGGCCGCGTAGGCGCCGACCCCCGTCTCGGTCCACAGCCGGGTGGCGAGGGTGTCCATGCCCGTGGGCCGCAGCAGCAGCGTGGCGGGCAGCTCCTTCATCACCGTGAGCATCACCAGCGCGAACCCGGCGGCGATGCCGGGCCCGGCGAGCGGCAGGGTGACGTCGCGCAGGACCCCCAGCGGGCTGCGGCCGAGCGAGCGGGCGATCTCGCCCATGCTGCGCGGGCTCTGGGCGACGGCGGCGCGCACCGACCCGATCGCCGCCGGCATGAACAGCACCGTGTAGGCCAGCACGAGCAGCGGCGTGCGCTGGTAGATCGGCTGGGCGTAACGGGCGCCGAAGAAGACGAGCGCGAGCGCGACGACGATCCCCGGCAGGGCGTGGCCGGCGTAGGTGGCGTGCTCGATGAACCGGCCGCCGCCGCGGGGGAACCGGGCGGCGATGATGCCCACCGGCACGGCGAGCGCCGTCGCGGCGAGCGCGCCGAGCAGGGCCACCCACAGCGTGGACACGCCCGCGGGGAGGAGCCGCTCCCACTCCACGCCGGCGGAGCTGCCGCGGCTGACCCAGTAGCCGAGCACCGCCGCGGGGTAGCCCAGCGCGACGGCGGCGACCCCGCCGGTGACGAGCAGGGCGAGGGGCTTGCCCCGCCCGAGCCGGACCGTGCGCAGGGCGCGCGCGCTGCCGCCGCCCACCCGGGCGTGCTCGGCCCGGCCCCGGCTGCGGGACTCAGCGACGGTGATCGCCACGGTCACCGCCACCAGGACGAGGGACAGCACAGCCGCCGGGGTGCGGTCGAAGGAGGCCTGGTAGGAGGTGTGGATGACGCGGGTGAAGACGTCGTAGCGCAGGAGGGACGGGGTGCCGAAGTCGCTGAGCGAGTACAGCGCCACCAGCAGCGCCCCGGCGGCGACGGCGGGGCGCACCTGCCGCGCGGTGACGGTGAGGTGGGTCTGCCACGGGCCACGTCCGAGGGAGCGGGAGACCTCCTCCAGCGCCGGGTCGACCCGGCGCAGGGCCGCCGCGACGGGGAGGAACACGTACGGGTAGGTGCTCATGGTCAGCACCAGCCAGGTGCCCAGGAAGCCCGAGACCTCCGGGACCACCGAGACCCAGGCGTACGCGGCGACGAAGCTCGGCACCGCCAGCGGCAGGGCCGCGACCACGCTCCACGCGCCGCGACCGGGGAGGTC
Coding sequences within it:
- a CDS encoding iron ABC transporter permease, which produces MTAAPAPPRRTRSTAGRRAPAVLLVPAAVAAAVALLPIGYLLLRTAEAGGPAIWDTLWRDRTLWLVLRSLGLAGAVTAAAVVVGVALAWLTTRTDLPGRGAWSVVAALPLAVPSFVAAYAWVSVVPEVSGFLGTWLVLTMSTYPYVFLPVAAALRRVDPALEEVSRSLGRGPWQTHLTVTARQVRPAVAAGALLVALYSLSDFGTPSLLRYDVFTRVIHTSYQASFDRTPAAVLSLVLVAVTVAITVAESRSRGRAEHARVGGGSARALRTVRLGRGKPLALLVTGGVAAVALGYPAAVLGYWVSRGSSAGVEWERLLPAGVSTLWVALLGALAATALAVPVGIIAARFPRGGGRFIEHATYAGHALPGIVVALALVFFGARYAQPIYQRTPLLVLAYTVLFMPAAIGSVRAAVAQSPRSMGEIARSLGRSPLGVLRDVTLPLAGPGIAAGFALVMLTVMKELPATLLLRPTGMDTLATRLWTETGVGAYAAAAPYAVALVLLAAVPTFVLSRVQASLVSDDAATRVVEETGGET